The stretch of DNA AGCGCCACGCGTCAATGCAATTTCTTCAGGTTCCGCGCCTACGGCTTCTGCTACGACCTGGCGCACACCTTCAAAATCCTTGCCAAAGGTGCTGCGCGCGTAAATGGTGTTCTCGCGGTTCACCCGACGGGTGTTTTCCAGATAATCCTCAAAAACAGGGCGGGCCATGATGCCCCAATAGCCATTTTCAAGATTGGCGATAGAGCGGTCGACCTCATAAAGATCTTGAATGCTTTGCCACGCCTCGTCGTTTGAAGCCGCATCCAAACCGGGAAAGCTGGTTTCCGCCGCTTTGGCTTGAGCAAATGCCTTCGGGGTGGCGGTTGCGCCAGCTGCGATTAGCGTCGATGTCGCGATAAGAAACTTGCGTCTTTGCATAAGGGGCATGGGCAACCTATCCTGTCATTCCTGAATTGATGCGGCCCCTATAAATTCCAGCGGTGACGGGCAATTGACAGTTTGGTAACAGCAATCGGAAGCTTTGATGACAGTGTTGTTGTCATGAAGCTGTCCGTAAGCTTTTTGGCAAAGACAAAGGTGTGCGGGTCATCCCGGAATAAGGCAAAGCGCGGAGCGAAGACCGTTTTCTGCCGTGAGGGTTGGCTTATTTCTCTCAACGGGTCTTACATATGGCGCGAATTACGATTAAAAGCGCGGAACACATATTCATTGAACAGCAATTTCGGTGCACGAGAGAAAAAGCAGGCTCATGGCAGACGACAGTTTCATTCGCGAGGTCAACGAGGAAATTCGTTCAGCACGCGCCAAGCAGATCTGGCAGAATTTCGGGCCGATCCTGATCGGCGGCGCCGTTGCCCTTGTTATCGGTACAGCCGCCTGGGTTGGATATCAGAACTGGACCGAGAGCAAGGCATCGGCCTCGGGCGACGAGTTTTTGGCAGCACTTGATCTTGCCTCCGCAGGCAAGAACGACGAGGCGCTGGCAGCGCTTGATGATCTGGAGAAGACCGGCTACGGCTCTTATCCGGTGCTTGCACGTCTGCGCGCCGCATCGGTTCAGGCGCAAAAAGGCGACGCTGCTGCTGCCGTCAAGGCTTTCGATGCGGCGGCTTCCGACAATGGCGTGCCTGCTGCACTGCGTGATATAGCGCGCCTGCGGGCAGCATATCTGCTGGTCGATAGCGGTTCCTATGATGATGTCGCCAAGCGCGCCGAACCATTGTCGGCTGATGGCAATGCCATGCGCTTCAGTGCGCGCGAGGCACTGGGCCTTGCCGCCTGGAAGGCCGAGCGCTTTGACGATGCGGCAAAATTGTTCGAGCAGATCGCTGATGACGGACAGGCGCCTGGCAATATCCGTCAGCGTGCCAATACCATGCTGGACCTTATGCGCAGCGCCGGGGTCGGCGTAAACGACGCGCAAGCCTCGTAATTTCTGGAGACGTTTTCTTTCATGGGCTTTACTCTCGCCATTGTCGGGCGTCCCAATGTCGGCAAGTCCACCCTGTTCAACCGTCTTGTCGGTCGCAAGCTGGCGTTGGTCGATGACCTGCCCGGCGTCACTCGCGATCGGCGCATTCACGACGCGAAACTTTATGACCTGAAATTTCAGGTCATTGACACGGCAGGTCTGGAAGAGGCGGCCAATGACAGTCTGGAGGCTCGCATGCGCGCCCAGACCGAAGCCGCTATCACCGAGGCTGACGCAATTCTGTTCGTAATCGACGCCAAGGCGGGCATCACCCCCACCGACAGCACATTTGCAGAACTGGTTCGACGCTCGGGCCGCCCCGTGGTGCTGGTGGCCAACAAGGCGGAAGCGCGTGGCGCGCAAAGCGGCATGTATGACGCTTTCCAGCTTGGACTTGGTGAGCCGTGCCCGATTTCGGCTGAACACGGGCAGGGCATGCCCGATCTGCGTGATGCGATCGTCGAGCTTTTGGGCGAAGAACGCGTCTTCGAAGACGAAAGGGAAGAAGAGGCCGCGGCTGAAGTTTTTACGCCCGCAGCCGTGGGTGCGCTGGTTGGTGACGACATCGAAGACCCGGATGCGGAAGAAATTCCCGCCTATG from Brucella sp. BE17 encodes:
- a CDS encoding tetratricopeptide repeat protein, translated to MADDSFIREVNEEIRSARAKQIWQNFGPILIGGAVALVIGTAAWVGYQNWTESKASASGDEFLAALDLASAGKNDEALAALDDLEKTGYGSYPVLARLRAASVQAQKGDAAAAVKAFDAAASDNGVPAALRDIARLRAAYLLVDSGSYDDVAKRAEPLSADGNAMRFSAREALGLAAWKAERFDDAAKLFEQIADDGQAPGNIRQRANTMLDLMRSAGVGVNDAQAS